The Streptomyces sp. Je 1-332 genome has a window encoding:
- a CDS encoding SIS domain-containing protein, translating into MGSKSESKLAGQYIDAAIGLLGRVRDEEGGNVDAAGTLLADAVEAGGRLFAFGAGHSSLAAQDVVYRAGGLALMNLLAVPGVVGIDVMPATLGSALERVDGLAGAVLDSSPARSGDVVVIISLSGRNSLPVEMAMNARALGLKVIGVTSVAYATQTKSRHVSGTFLKDHCDIVIDSKITLGDAELGLDTVGAPFGPASSVVANAIMQAMMATAVERLAARGVEPPVLRSGNVDGGHEWNGKVFEEYGDRIFYRR; encoded by the coding sequence ATGGGCTCGAAGAGCGAGAGCAAGCTGGCCGGTCAGTACATCGACGCCGCGATCGGGCTGCTCGGGCGGGTGCGTGACGAGGAGGGCGGGAACGTCGACGCGGCGGGCACGCTGCTCGCCGACGCGGTCGAGGCGGGCGGCAGGCTCTTCGCCTTCGGCGCCGGGCACTCCTCGCTGGCCGCCCAGGACGTCGTCTACCGCGCCGGCGGCCTCGCCCTGATGAACCTCCTCGCCGTCCCCGGGGTCGTCGGCATCGACGTCATGCCCGCCACGCTCGGCTCGGCCCTGGAGCGCGTCGACGGCCTCGCGGGCGCCGTCCTCGACTCCTCGCCGGCCCGCTCCGGCGACGTGGTCGTGATCATCTCGCTCTCCGGGCGCAACTCGCTGCCCGTGGAGATGGCGATGAACGCTCGCGCGCTCGGCCTGAAGGTCATCGGGGTGACGTCCGTGGCGTACGCGACGCAGACGAAGTCGCGGCACGTGTCCGGGACCTTCCTGAAGGACCACTGCGACATCGTGATCGACTCCAAGATCACCCTCGGTGACGCGGAGCTCGGCCTCGACACGGTCGGCGCGCCCTTCGGCCCCGCCTCCAGCGTGGTCGCGAACGCGATCATGCAGGCGATGATGGCGACTGCCGTCGAGCGGCTGGCTGCGCGGGGCGTCGAGCCGCCGGTGCTGCGGTCGGGGAACGTGGACGGGGGCCACGAGTGGAACGGCAAGGTCTTCGAGGAGTACGGAGACCGGATCTTCTACAGGCGCTGA
- a CDS encoding response regulator transcription factor, with product MRVLLVEDEEFLAEMIADGLRRDALAVDVAADGLTALRKLQLGEYDVVILDRDLPGLHGDEVCRRVVSQRLLTRVLMLTASATIRDRVAGLGLGADDYLTKPFAYDELLARVLALGRRTRPALPPVIERAGLVLDTARRQASRDGRHLALSRKEFAVLEALLRAEGAVVSGDDLIEQVWEEDTSYRTNAVRVTLSKLRTKLGDPPVVETVPGAGYRITGRST from the coding sequence ATGCGCGTACTGCTGGTGGAGGACGAGGAATTCCTGGCCGAGATGATCGCCGACGGGCTGCGCCGCGACGCGCTCGCCGTCGACGTCGCGGCCGACGGCCTGACGGCGCTGCGCAAGCTCCAGCTCGGCGAGTACGACGTCGTCATCCTGGACCGGGACCTGCCGGGCCTGCACGGCGACGAGGTGTGCCGCAGGGTGGTGTCGCAGCGGCTGCTCACCCGTGTCCTGATGCTGACGGCTTCGGCCACGATCAGGGACCGGGTCGCGGGGCTCGGCCTCGGGGCCGACGACTACCTGACCAAGCCCTTCGCGTACGACGAGCTCCTGGCCCGCGTCCTGGCCCTCGGCCGCCGCACGCGCCCCGCGCTCCCGCCCGTGATCGAACGGGCGGGCCTTGTCCTGGACACGGCCCGGCGCCAGGCCAGCCGCGACGGCCGCCATCTGGCGCTCTCCCGCAAGGAGTTCGCGGTCCTCGAGGCGCTGCTGCGGGCGGAGGGCGCGGTGGTCAGCGGCGACGACCTGATCGAACAGGTCTGGGAGGAGGACACCAGTTACCGCACGAACGCGGTCCGCGTCACCCTCTCCAAACTCCGCACCAAGCTGGGCGACCCCCCGGTGGTGGAGACAGTGCCGGGCGCGGGCTACCGGATCACGGGGCGGTCGACGTGA
- a CDS encoding metal-dependent transcriptional regulator, translating into MSGLIDTTEMYLRTILELEEEGVVPMRARIAERLDQSGPTVSQTVARMERDGLVAVASDRHLELTEEGRRLATRVMRKHRLAECLLVDVIGLEWEQVHAEACRWEHVMSEAVERRVLELLRHPTESPYGNPIPGLEELGEKDGADPFLDEGMVSLVDLDPGTEGKTVVVRRIGEPIQTDAQLMYTLRRAGVQPGSVVSVTESAGGVLVGSSGEAAELDTEVASHVFVAKR; encoded by the coding sequence ATGTCGGGGCTTATTGACACCACTGAGATGTATTTGCGCACCATCCTCGAGCTGGAGGAGGAAGGTGTGGTCCCCATGCGCGCCCGGATCGCCGAGCGTCTCGACCAGAGCGGGCCGACGGTGAGCCAGACGGTCGCGCGCATGGAGCGCGACGGCCTGGTGGCCGTCGCCAGCGACCGCCACCTGGAGCTGACCGAGGAGGGCCGCAGGCTCGCCACCCGCGTGATGCGCAAGCACCGCCTGGCGGAGTGCCTGCTCGTCGACGTGATCGGCCTGGAGTGGGAGCAGGTCCACGCGGAGGCGTGCCGCTGGGAGCACGTGATGAGCGAGGCGGTGGAGCGCCGCGTCCTGGAGCTCCTGCGCCACCCCACCGAGTCTCCGTACGGCAACCCGATCCCGGGCCTGGAGGAGCTGGGCGAGAAGGACGGGGCCGACCCGTTCCTGGACGAGGGCATGGTCTCCCTGGTCGATCTCGACCCCGGCACGGAGGGCAAGACCGTCGTGGTGCGCCGCATCGGCGAGCCGATCCAGACGGATGCGCAGCTGATGTACACGCTGCGGCGCGCGGGTGTGCAGCCCGGCTCCGTGGTGAGCGTGACGGAGTCCGCGGGCGGGGTGCTCGTGGGCAGCAGTGGCGAGGCCGCCGAGCTGGACACGGAGGTCGCCTCGCACGTCTTCGTCGCCAAGCGCTGA
- a CDS encoding alpha/beta hydrolase: MVRRIDVTGAGGVHLAAWEFADPPKSREAEGPPGGVLLLHGLMGRASHWAGTARWLAERHRAVALDQRAHGQSEKPPEGPFTRDAYVDDAEAALVQLGLAPAVLVGHSMGALTAWQLAAKRPDLVRALIICDMRASALGAASQREWEDWFKAWPVPFATLADVRKWFGEDDPWVERPNPSRGEFFAEVMTEGPDGWRPVFDRDQMLKSRETWVYDAHWEDLAQVQCPALVVRGLDGELGRAESQEMVRVLPRGAYAEVADAGHLVHYDQPEAWREAIEPFLDGVLTG; encoded by the coding sequence ATGGTGCGGCGCATTGACGTGACGGGCGCGGGTGGCGTACACCTCGCGGCCTGGGAGTTCGCCGATCCTCCGAAGTCCAGGGAGGCCGAAGGGCCGCCCGGCGGCGTCCTGTTACTGCACGGCCTGATGGGCCGGGCATCCCACTGGGCGGGCACCGCCCGCTGGCTCGCCGAGCGGCATCGCGCGGTCGCACTCGACCAGCGCGCGCACGGACAGAGCGAGAAGCCCCCCGAGGGCCCCTTCACCCGCGATGCCTACGTGGACGACGCCGAGGCCGCGCTCGTCCAGCTCGGCCTCGCCCCCGCCGTCCTGGTCGGCCACTCCATGGGCGCGCTCACCGCCTGGCAGCTCGCCGCGAAGCGCCCCGACCTCGTCCGCGCGCTGATCATCTGCGACATGCGGGCCTCCGCGCTCGGCGCCGCGTCGCAGCGCGAGTGGGAGGACTGGTTCAAGGCCTGGCCGGTGCCCTTCGCCACGCTCGCCGACGTACGGAAGTGGTTCGGCGAGGACGACCCCTGGGTCGAGCGGCCCAATCCGTCGCGCGGCGAGTTCTTCGCCGAGGTGATGACCGAGGGCCCGGACGGCTGGCGCCCCGTCTTCGACCGCGACCAGATGCTGAAGTCCCGCGAGACCTGGGTGTACGACGCCCACTGGGAGGATCTGGCCCAGGTCCAGTGCCCCGCCCTGGTGGTGCGCGGCCTGGACGGCGAGCTGGGCCGTGCCGAGTCCCAGGAGATGGTCCGCGTGCTGCCCCGCGGGGCGTACGCGGAGGTGGCCGACGCCGGACACCTGGTGCACTACGACCAGCCCGAGGCCTGGCGCGAGGCGATCGAGCCCTTCCTGGACGGAGTCCTGACGGGGTAG
- the pdxH gene encoding pyridoxamine 5'-phosphate oxidase: MTDRAAASASASSSAAAAPPVSDPAAIRAHYGLDGLVEGDAPATPVELFARWFSQALAAADEGRLYEPNAMVVSTADTAGRPSSRTVLLKAYDERGFVFFTNYASRKARELAANPNIALLFPWHPMARQVIVTGTAERVAREETVAYFRTRPHGSQLGAWASAQSSVIATRDELDRAYADLEARYPEGEQVPAPPHWGGFRVVPQAVEFWQGRANRLHDRLRYVHTEQGAGAGDAGDAGDAGWTVERLSP, encoded by the coding sequence GTGACCGATCGAGCCGCCGCTTCCGCATCAGCCTCCTCATCTGCCGCCGCCGCCCCTCCCGTGTCCGATCCCGCAGCCATACGTGCCCACTACGGCCTCGACGGACTCGTCGAGGGTGATGCGCCCGCCACGCCCGTCGAGCTGTTCGCGCGCTGGTTCTCGCAGGCGCTCGCCGCGGCGGACGAGGGCCGGCTGTACGAGCCGAACGCCATGGTCGTCTCGACGGCGGACACCGCGGGCCGCCCCAGCTCACGCACGGTCCTGCTGAAGGCGTACGACGAGCGCGGCTTCGTCTTCTTCACCAACTACGCGTCCCGCAAGGCCCGCGAACTGGCCGCGAACCCGAACATCGCGCTGCTCTTCCCCTGGCACCCGATGGCACGACAGGTCATCGTCACCGGCACGGCGGAGCGCGTCGCCCGCGAGGAGACGGTGGCGTACTTCCGCACCCGCCCGCACGGCTCCCAGCTCGGCGCCTGGGCCAGCGCCCAGTCATCGGTCATCGCCACGCGCGATGAACTGGACCGCGCGTACGCCGACTTGGAGGCGCGTTACCCGGAGGGCGAGCAGGTGCCCGCGCCCCCGCACTGGGGCGGCTTCCGTGTCGTACCGCAGGCGGTGGAATTCTGGCAGGGCAGGGCGAACCGCCTGCACGACCGCCTGCGTTACGTGCACACGGAGCAGGGAGCGGGTGCGGGCGACGCGGGCGACGCGGGCGATGCGGGTTGGACCGTGGAACGCCTCAGCCCCTGA
- a CDS encoding ATP-binding protein — translation MLLLAGALLTGLVYFLVRQGLYSTISTAVTTAVPARRLNPPWRMPTPAPSASPARRMPADGITDNDITQGLAVTKISDVAEQAALSRLLTVSVIVLFVYAALSILLAWWMAGRVLHPVAVITGTARRLSGENLHERIALDAPPGELKQLADTFDEMLGRIEQLVSAQQRFAANAAHELRTPLAVQRAAAEIGLAGEPDARQVARIRTKLISVADDSEHLIEGLLLLATSERGLERREPIALDVIADAVAEGLADRAAERDVTVSVAAEPLTVLGDGVLLDRLVHNLVANAVDYNVKGGRVEVRTGPEGIEVTNTGPVVPQETVPHLFEPFRRLQERTHARGEGAGLGLSIVDAIARAHGARATAEANGAGGGLTVRVRFPSGR, via the coding sequence ATGCTCCTCCTGGCGGGAGCGCTGCTCACCGGGCTCGTCTACTTCCTGGTGCGGCAGGGGCTCTACTCGACGATCAGCACCGCCGTCACCACCGCCGTGCCCGCCCGCAGGCTGAACCCGCCCTGGCGGATGCCGACCCCAGCCCCCTCGGCGTCGCCCGCCAGGCGGATGCCCGCCGACGGCATCACGGACAACGACATCACGCAGGGTCTCGCCGTGACGAAGATCAGCGATGTCGCCGAGCAGGCCGCCCTGAGCCGGCTGCTCACCGTCTCGGTCATCGTGCTGTTCGTGTACGCGGCGCTCTCCATCCTGCTCGCCTGGTGGATGGCGGGCCGCGTCCTGCACCCGGTGGCCGTGATCACCGGCACCGCGCGGCGCCTGTCCGGCGAGAACCTGCACGAGCGGATCGCGCTCGACGCCCCGCCCGGCGAGCTGAAGCAGCTGGCCGACACCTTCGACGAGATGCTCGGGCGGATAGAGCAACTGGTCAGCGCGCAGCAGCGGTTCGCCGCGAACGCCGCGCACGAGCTGCGTACCCCGCTGGCCGTGCAGCGGGCCGCCGCCGAGATCGGTCTCGCGGGTGAGCCGGACGCACGGCAGGTGGCCCGGATCCGTACGAAGCTCATCTCCGTCGCCGACGACAGCGAGCATCTGATCGAGGGGCTGCTGCTCCTCGCCACATCGGAGCGGGGTCTTGAGCGGCGCGAGCCCATCGCCCTCGACGTCATCGCCGACGCGGTGGCGGAAGGGCTCGCGGACCGGGCGGCCGAGCGGGACGTGACCGTGTCCGTGGCCGCCGAGCCGCTGACGGTCCTCGGCGACGGCGTGCTGCTCGACCGCCTCGTGCACAACCTGGTGGCGAACGCCGTGGACTACAACGTCAAGGGCGGCCGCGTCGAGGTACGCACGGGACCCGAAGGCATCGAGGTCACCAACACCGGGCCCGTCGTCCCGCAGGAGACGGTCCCGCACCTCTTCGAGCCCTTCCGGCGCCTTCAGGAACGTACGCACGCGCGCGGGGAGGGGGCGGGGCTCGGCCTGTCCATCGTAGACGCGATCGCCCGCGCCCACGGCGCACGGGCGACCGCGGAGGCGAACGGGGCAGGGGGCGGGCTCACGGTCCGGGTGCGATTCCCGTCGGGGCGCTGA
- a CDS encoding citrate synthase 2 — protein MSDFVPGLEGVIAFETEIAEPDKEGGALRYRGVDIEDLVGHVSFGNVWGLLVDGAFNPGLPPAEPFPIPVHSGDIRVDVQSALAMLAPVWGLKPLLDISEQEARDDLARAAVMALSYVAQSARGQGLPMVPQREIDKADTVVERFMKRWRGEPDPKHVQAVDAYWTSAAEHGMNASTFTARVIASTGADVAAALSGAVGAMSGPLHGGAPSRVLGMIEEIERTGDAVAYVKQALDKGERLMGFGHRVYRAEDPRARVLRRTARELGAPRYEVAEALEKAALDELHARRPDRVLATNVEFWAAIVLDFAEVPAHMFTSMFTCARTAGWSAHVLEQKRTGRLVRPSARYIGPGSRDPRAVEGYGDIAR, from the coding sequence ATGTCCGACTTCGTACCCGGACTTGAAGGAGTCATCGCGTTCGAGACGGAGATCGCCGAACCGGACAAGGAAGGCGGCGCGCTTCGCTATCGCGGCGTCGACATCGAGGATCTGGTCGGCCACGTCTCCTTCGGCAACGTCTGGGGCCTGCTCGTCGACGGCGCCTTCAACCCCGGTCTGCCGCCGGCCGAGCCGTTCCCGATCCCGGTGCACTCCGGCGACATCCGCGTCGACGTCCAGTCGGCGCTCGCGATGCTCGCCCCCGTGTGGGGTCTGAAGCCGCTCCTGGACATCAGCGAGCAGGAGGCCCGCGACGACCTGGCGCGCGCCGCCGTCATGGCGCTCTCCTACGTCGCCCAGTCCGCCCGCGGCCAGGGCCTGCCGATGGTGCCGCAGCGGGAGATCGACAAGGCCGACACGGTCGTCGAGCGCTTCATGAAGCGCTGGCGCGGCGAGCCCGACCCCAAGCACGTCCAGGCCGTCGACGCGTACTGGACGTCGGCCGCCGAGCACGGCATGAACGCCTCCACGTTCACGGCCCGCGTCATCGCGTCGACGGGCGCGGATGTGGCGGCGGCGCTGAGCGGTGCCGTGGGCGCGATGTCCGGCCCCCTGCACGGGGGCGCGCCCTCCCGGGTCCTCGGCATGATCGAGGAGATCGAGCGGACGGGCGACGCGGTCGCGTACGTGAAGCAGGCCCTGGACAAGGGCGAGCGTCTGATGGGCTTCGGTCACCGGGTGTACCGGGCCGAGGACCCCCGCGCGCGGGTCCTGCGCCGCACGGCGCGCGAGCTGGGCGCTCCTCGCTACGAGGTGGCGGAGGCGCTGGAGAAGGCCGCGCTCGACGAGCTGCACGCCCGCCGCCCGGACCGCGTCCTCGCGACGAACGTCGAGTTCTGGGCCGCGATCGTCCTCGACTTCGCCGAGGTGCCGGCGCACATGTTCACGTCGATGTTCACGTGCGCGAGGACCGCCGGGTGGTCGGCGCACGTTCTTGAGCAGAAGCGGACGGGGCGGCTTGTCCGCCCCTCGGCCCGGTACATCGGCCCTGGGTCGCGGGACCCGCGGGCGGTCGAGGGGTACGGGGATATCGCGCGCTAG